One Chitinophagaceae bacterium C216 genomic window carries:
- the relA gene encoding GTP pyrophosphokinase, whose translation MKTIEQKPKYNLTEEEEKKLILREYRSLLRLLKDKLKPGDKDLIRSAFEMAAEAHSSMRRKSGEPYILHPIAVAKICVEEIGLGVRSTICALLHDTVEDTDVTLQDIEREFGSEIARIVDGLTKISNVIDVKASAQAENFRKILLTLTDDPRVILIKLADRLNNMRTLDSMKREKQLKIASETVYIFAPLAHRLGLYAIKTELEDLAMKYLEPDTYKEIARKLAETKRERTRYINEFIKPIKEKLEKNNFKFEIFGRPKNIHSIWNKMKKKGVSFEEVYDLFAIRIILDSSPEKEKEDCWKVYSLITDEYTPSIERLRDWVSNPKSNGYEALHTTVMGPRGRWVEVQIRTRRMNEIAEKGLAAHWKYKEGSQSENRFDKWFQQIREALNSKDADDSVAFLQDFKTSSLAEEIYVYTPKGDIKMLPAGSSALDFAFAIHSAIGAKTIGAKVNHKLVPISYKLSSGDQVEIITSNKQSPSEDWLKFVITAKAKNKIKEALKEEKRKIGEEGKYTLHRKLEAMGVPMYPGNVETIAQYYKLNSNLELYYQIAIKNIDLKELKDFKVMGDRLEAPAPPKPAESKTESAPPLPTPAKDAELIIFGESSDKIVYTLANCCKPIPGDDVFGFVTTGKGLTIHRTNCPNAPKLMANYGHRIVKTKWAKNKEISFLTGIKIVGIDDVGMVSKITNLISGELKINIAALTIEAQEGLFEGNIKLFVHDKEELDELVRRLGEVDGVESVSRYDTEDISK comes from the coding sequence ATGAAGACAATAGAGCAAAAACCCAAATACAATCTTACCGAGGAAGAGGAAAAAAAGCTCATTTTACGCGAGTACCGTTCCCTGTTACGTTTATTAAAAGACAAACTAAAACCGGGCGATAAAGACCTCATACGTTCTGCTTTCGAAATGGCTGCAGAAGCTCACAGCAGCATGCGTCGCAAAAGTGGCGAACCCTATATTTTACACCCCATAGCCGTAGCTAAAATATGTGTAGAGGAAATTGGCCTTGGAGTGCGTTCCACTATATGTGCCCTATTGCACGACACCGTAGAAGACACCGATGTTACCCTTCAAGATATTGAACGCGAGTTTGGATCGGAGATTGCACGCATTGTAGATGGACTAACCAAAATCTCCAATGTCATAGATGTAAAAGCTTCGGCACAGGCAGAAAATTTCAGGAAAATTTTACTCACACTTACCGATGATCCCCGGGTAATTCTTATCAAACTGGCCGATAGGCTCAACAATATGCGCACACTCGACAGCATGAAGCGCGAAAAGCAGCTGAAAATTGCCTCCGAGACCGTGTACATTTTTGCTCCGCTGGCACACCGCTTGGGACTGTATGCCATCAAAACCGAGCTGGAAGATCTGGCCATGAAATATTTGGAGCCTGATACCTACAAAGAAATCGCCCGAAAACTCGCCGAAACCAAGCGCGAAAGAACGCGTTATATCAATGAATTTATCAAACCGATTAAAGAAAAACTCGAAAAAAACAATTTTAAGTTCGAAATATTTGGTCGGCCCAAAAACATTCACTCCATCTGGAACAAAATGAAAAAGAAAGGCGTATCCTTCGAAGAAGTATACGACCTTTTTGCCATCAGAATTATTCTCGACAGCAGTCCGGAAAAAGAAAAAGAAGACTGTTGGAAAGTTTACTCACTCATTACTGATGAATATACGCCGTCGATTGAGCGCTTGCGCGACTGGGTAAGTAATCCTAAATCCAACGGCTATGAAGCATTGCATACTACCGTAATGGGACCACGCGGGCGATGGGTGGAAGTACAGATTCGTACCCGCCGTATGAACGAGATTGCCGAGAAAGGGCTGGCCGCACACTGGAAATATAAAGAAGGCTCGCAAAGCGAAAACCGTTTTGATAAGTGGTTCCAACAGATACGGGAAGCGCTGAACAGTAAAGACGCCGACGATAGCGTGGCTTTTCTGCAGGACTTTAAAACCAGCTCCCTAGCCGAAGAAATTTATGTATACACCCCCAAAGGCGATATCAAAATGTTGCCTGCCGGTAGTAGTGCGCTGGATTTTGCCTTTGCCATACACTCGGCTATTGGTGCCAAAACCATCGGCGCTAAGGTCAATCACAAGCTGGTGCCTATCAGCTACAAGCTATCCAGCGGTGATCAGGTCGAAATCATCACCAGTAATAAACAATCACCTTCGGAAGACTGGCTCAAATTCGTCATTACAGCCAAGGCTAAAAACAAAATTAAGGAGGCGCTTAAAGAGGAGAAAAGGAAAATCGGAGAAGAAGGCAAATACACATTGCATCGCAAACTGGAAGCTATGGGAGTTCCCATGTATCCGGGCAATGTAGAAACTATAGCCCAGTACTATAAGCTGAACTCCAATCTTGAGCTGTATTATCAGATTGCTATAAAAAATATCGACCTTAAAGAACTTAAAGACTTTAAGGTTATGGGTGACAGGTTGGAAGCTCCGGCCCCACCTAAACCGGCCGAATCTAAAACAGAGAGCGCTCCACCATTACCTACTCCGGCTAAAGATGCCGAACTAATTATCTTCGGGGAAAGCAGCGACAAGATTGTATACACTTTGGCCAACTGCTGTAAACCCATTCCCGGTGATGACGTATTTGGCTTTGTTACTACTGGAAAAGGCCTTACCATTCACCGCACCAACTGTCCCAATGCACCTAAACTGATGGCCAACTACGGCCACCGGATTGTAAAAACTAAATGGGCGAAGAATAAGGAAATTTCCTTCCTCACCGGTATCAAAATTGTGGGTATCGACGATGTAGGTATGGTAAGCAAGATTACCAACCTCATCTCGGGCGAACTCAAAATCAATATTGCCGCCCTTACCATTGAGGCTCAGGAAGGCCTGTTCGAAGGAAACATCAAGTTATTCGTTCACGACAAGGAAGAGCTGGACGAGCTGGTGCGAAGACTGGGAGAGGTGGATGGCGTAGAGTCGGTCTCGCGGTACGATACAGAGGACATATCCAAATAA
- the purA gene encoding Adenylosuccinate synthetase, which produces MVDVILGLQWGDEGKGKIVDYFAKDYDVIARFQGGPNAGHTLYKDGKKLVLHQIPSGIFYEDKINIIGNGVVLDPITLKKECENVAAFGIDLKKNLFIAERTNLILPTHRALDKASEQAKGKSKIGSTLKGIGPAYMDKTGRNALRVGDILRDDFKELYDQLRQKHQVIIDTYHYKEDISNDEKEFFEAVEFLKELNIVNGEYFINKLIQEGKKILAEGAQGSMLDLDFGTFPFVTSSNTITAGVCSGLGIAPQHVKDVIGITKAYCTRVGSGPFPTELENADGQKLRDIGNEYGATTGRPRRCGWIDLVALSYACMINGVTKIVMTKADVLNTFEELQVCTAYSIRGKEIKEVPFRLDLDHYVPVYQKFEGWNTDISQAKDYNSLPEKTKNYIKFINEYLGVAIKYISNGPERDQLIVL; this is translated from the coding sequence ATGGTAGATGTTATTTTAGGGCTTCAATGGGGAGATGAGGGGAAAGGTAAGATAGTAGATTATTTTGCTAAAGATTATGATGTGATAGCCCGCTTCCAAGGTGGTCCCAATGCTGGACACACCTTATACAAGGATGGCAAAAAACTGGTATTGCATCAAATACCTTCCGGAATTTTTTATGAAGATAAAATCAATATCATCGGAAATGGTGTAGTACTGGACCCTATCACATTAAAAAAAGAATGCGAGAACGTAGCCGCTTTCGGAATTGATCTTAAAAAGAACCTTTTTATTGCCGAACGCACCAACCTTATATTGCCCACCCATAGGGCACTGGATAAAGCTTCCGAACAGGCAAAAGGCAAAAGCAAAATCGGCTCTACATTGAAAGGTATCGGCCCAGCATATATGGATAAAACCGGCCGCAATGCATTGCGCGTGGGTGATATTTTACGCGACGATTTTAAAGAGCTATATGATCAATTACGCCAAAAACATCAGGTAATTATAGATACCTACCACTATAAAGAAGATATTTCCAACGACGAAAAAGAATTCTTCGAAGCCGTTGAATTCCTCAAAGAACTCAATATTGTAAACGGAGAATACTTCATCAACAAGCTTATTCAAGAAGGCAAAAAAATACTGGCCGAAGGTGCTCAGGGCAGCATGTTGGACCTTGACTTCGGGACCTTCCCCTTTGTTACTTCGTCCAATACTATTACCGCAGGCGTATGCAGCGGTTTGGGTATTGCACCCCAGCACGTGAAAGATGTTATAGGTATTACGAAAGCTTATTGCACCCGAGTAGGTAGTGGCCCCTTCCCTACCGAGCTGGAAAATGCCGACGGACAAAAGCTTCGCGATATTGGTAATGAATACGGTGCTACAACCGGGCGTCCACGCCGCTGCGGATGGATTGATCTGGTTGCCCTTAGCTATGCCTGCATGATCAACGGTGTTACCAAAATTGTAATGACTAAGGCTGATGTGCTCAATACCTTTGAAGAACTACAGGTATGTACTGCATACAGCATTCGTGGTAAGGAAATTAAGGAAGTCCCTTTCCGCCTCGATTTGGACCACTACGTTCCTGTATATCAGAAATTCGAAGGATGGAACACCGATATCAGTCAGGCAAAAGACTATAATTCGCTGCCCGAAAAGACCAAAAACTATATTAAATTTATTAATGAATATCTGGGAGTAGCTATTAAATATATCTCCAACGGGCCCGAAAGAGACCAGCTAATTGTTCTGTAA
- the menF gene encoding Isochorismate synthase MenF, producing the protein MQSTFTVNDISVFKQKVLNWLRKFNTFCFLDSNHYTGHHQWLIGAGAVRQYQSSGIDALPGFELFLNQRPSWLLGHLGYELITFERTSHTFKADHIQFPDIFFFEPEVLLILKKEVLEIIGSDPEAVFQAIENSENVHTGTTTLSVPVQNKIPREEYLHIIKRLQEHIHRGDCYEINFCQEFFAEGVRLDPITLFAQLNTLSPNPFAGLYKTNDKWLLCASPERFLKKNGQHIISQPIKGTMQRISGTATEKQQLLQSEKDKAENVMIVDLVRNDLSRICKEGSVKVDELFGIYSFPQVYQMISTISGALQDDVRFMDIINATFPMGSMTGAPKIKVMQLIDQYERSKRGIFSGALGYFTPERDFDFNVVIRSMMYNESNGYLSFQTGGGITAYSNAEKEWEECMLKAKAIKSILGNE; encoded by the coding sequence TTGCAAAGCACTTTTACAGTTAACGATATAAGTGTTTTTAAACAAAAGGTGTTGAATTGGCTTCGAAAGTTCAACACTTTTTGTTTTTTAGACAGCAACCATTATACCGGCCACCACCAATGGCTAATAGGTGCTGGAGCCGTACGGCAATATCAATCCTCCGGTATTGACGCCCTTCCCGGTTTCGAACTATTTCTAAATCAGAGACCCTCCTGGTTATTGGGGCATTTGGGCTACGAATTAATCACATTTGAAAGAACAAGCCACACCTTTAAAGCTGATCACATACAATTTCCTGACATCTTCTTTTTTGAACCAGAAGTACTGCTGATTTTGAAAAAAGAGGTTTTGGAAATTATCGGAAGCGATCCTGAGGCCGTATTTCAAGCTATTGAAAACTCCGAGAACGTTCATACCGGTACTACAACCCTATCAGTACCCGTACAAAATAAAATACCGAGGGAAGAATATCTCCATATCATTAAACGCCTGCAGGAACACATTCATAGAGGCGATTGTTATGAAATTAATTTCTGTCAGGAATTTTTTGCCGAAGGTGTGAGGTTGGATCCCATTACGCTGTTCGCCCAACTCAATACCCTATCCCCCAATCCCTTTGCCGGACTGTATAAAACAAATGACAAGTGGCTATTATGTGCCAGCCCCGAGCGCTTTCTGAAAAAAAATGGCCAACATATCATTAGTCAGCCGATCAAAGGTACTATGCAGCGCATCAGCGGCACAGCTACAGAAAAACAACAGCTGCTGCAAAGTGAAAAAGATAAAGCCGAAAATGTAATGATAGTAGATCTGGTGCGTAACGATCTATCGCGCATTTGTAAGGAGGGTAGCGTAAAAGTGGATGAACTCTTCGGCATATATAGTTTTCCGCAAGTGTATCAAATGATTTCCACCATCAGTGGGGCATTGCAGGATGATGTACGTTTTATGGATATCATTAATGCTACTTTTCCCATGGGTTCCATGACGGGTGCACCTAAAATCAAAGTCATGCAGCTCATCGATCAATATGAAAGAAGCAAAAGGGGTATTTTTTCAGGGGCGTTGGGATATTTTACTCCCGAGAGGGATTTTGATTTTAATGTAGTAATCCGTAGTATGATGTATAACGAATCTAACGGCTATCTTTCATTCCAAACCGGAGGCGGCATTACAGCTTACAGCAATGCCGAAAAAGAATGGGAAGAATGCATGCTGAAAGCCAAAGCAATCAAAAGCATTTTGGGCAACGAATAA
- a CDS encoding putative S-adenosylmethionine-dependent methyltransferase/MSMEI_2290, translating to MKLIQTAERVSQLDASDNYVYQRSLLAYAEAANMVSGNVLEIGTGSGYGIEHIASKATRFVTIDKFQNDNIPELVAKHHNIEFIKMSIPPLAGIADNTFDYVITFQVIEHIKNDKLFVKEIQRVLKPGGKLIVTTPNKKMSLTRNPWHVREYTVDELKKLLLQDFTSVQALGVYGNDKVMEYYQANKKAVERITRFDIFNLQYNLPRWCLQIPYDILNRWNRKKMLKSDNTLVSSIQMSDYFLSEVNDECLDLFYIAEK from the coding sequence ATGAAATTAATACAAACAGCAGAAAGGGTTTCGCAATTAGATGCTTCTGATAACTATGTTTATCAGCGCTCCTTACTGGCTTATGCAGAAGCCGCCAATATGGTATCGGGTAATGTTTTGGAAATAGGAACGGGTAGCGGCTACGGTATTGAGCATATTGCCTCAAAAGCAACTCGATTTGTAACGATTGATAAATTTCAGAACGATAATATTCCGGAACTGGTGGCTAAACACCACAACATTGAATTCATTAAGATGAGTATTCCACCATTAGCCGGAATAGCCGATAATACTTTTGATTATGTAATTACCTTTCAGGTAATCGAGCATATTAAGAACGATAAGCTTTTTGTAAAAGAGATTCAGCGGGTGCTTAAACCTGGCGGCAAACTTATCGTTACCACACCCAATAAGAAAATGTCACTTACTCGCAATCCTTGGCATGTGCGTGAGTACACGGTAGATGAGCTGAAGAAATTACTGCTACAGGATTTCACATCTGTTCAAGCACTCGGTGTGTATGGTAATGATAAAGTGATGGAATATTATCAAGCCAATAAAAAAGCAGTAGAAAGAATTACTCGCTTTGATATTTTTAATCTTCAATACAATTTACCGCGCTGGTGTTTGCAAATACCTTATGATATCCTGAACAGATGGAACCGTAAAAAAATGCTTAAAAGCGATAATACACTAGTCTCCAGTATTCAAATGAGCGATTATTTTCTGTCAGAAGTAAATGATGAATGTTTGGATTTATTTTACATAGCGGAGAAATAG
- the aat gene encoding Leucyl/phenylalanyl-tRNA--protein transferase, translating into MPLFALDESLYFPPVHLAEPDGLLAMGGDLSVERLLLAYRSGIFPWYSEPPILWWCPNPRFVLFPSEFKVKKSLKPLLNRNAFDFTINRAFEKVIEHCKTVPRPGQDGTWIREEVVRAYTQLHQLGYAHSAEVWKDGQLVGGLYGVRLGKVFFGESMFSLVSNASKYAFTKYVQQLVAEDVQLIDCQVYTEYLESFGARMIDGQEFQALLKKWI; encoded by the coding sequence ATGCCGTTATTTGCTCTTGACGAGTCGTTGTATTTTCCTCCCGTGCATCTGGCCGAGCCCGACGGATTACTAGCGATGGGTGGAGATTTGTCCGTAGAAAGATTATTATTGGCCTATCGTTCGGGTATTTTCCCTTGGTATAGCGAGCCACCTATCTTATGGTGGTGTCCCAATCCTCGTTTTGTCCTTTTCCCATCTGAATTTAAAGTCAAAAAAAGTCTGAAGCCCCTTTTGAATCGTAATGCATTTGATTTTACCATCAATCGTGCTTTTGAAAAAGTAATTGAACATTGTAAAACCGTACCGCGTCCGGGACAGGATGGTACTTGGATTCGTGAGGAGGTGGTGCGTGCCTATACGCAGCTGCACCAACTAGGGTATGCTCATAGTGCCGAAGTTTGGAAAGATGGACAACTGGTGGGAGGGTTATACGGAGTAAGACTGGGAAAGGTGTTTTTTGGCGAAAGTATGTTTAGCTTGGTAAGTAATGCTTCTAAGTATGCGTTTACCAAATATGTGCAGCAGCTGGTTGCTGAGGATGTACAATTGATCGACTGTCAGGTATACACCGAATATTTGGAAAGCTTTGGGGCACGTATGATTGATGGTCAGGAGTTTCAAGCTTTATTGAAAAAATGGATTTGA
- the clpS gene encoding ATP-dependent Clp protease adapter protein ClpS has product MQNSTDTRFSESTDVLAVPTSSCQLIVWNDDVNTFDWVIETLMDICGHSYEQAEQCAYIIHFKGKYAVKEGEYEELKPMCDAILDRGINATVDEVVS; this is encoded by the coding sequence ATGCAAAACAGCACTGATACAAGGTTTTCGGAAAGTACAGATGTACTTGCTGTACCTACTTCATCGTGCCAGTTGATAGTGTGGAATGACGATGTAAACACCTTTGACTGGGTGATTGAAACGCTCATGGATATATGTGGGCACAGTTATGAGCAGGCGGAGCAATGTGCATATATTATTCATTTTAAGGGTAAATATGCTGTGAAAGAGGGTGAGTATGAAGAATTGAAGCCGATGTGCGATGCCATCCTCGACAGAGGTATTAATGCTACCGTAGATGAGGTGGTATCTTAA
- the mpdB_1 gene encoding 2-methyl-1,2-propanediol dehydrogenase: protein MANNTYDAIVVGSGISGGWAAKELTEKGLKTIMLERGRDIKHVQDYVNANKNPWDFPHRGGRTQEMIQNYPVLKRDYPLNETNLDYWVNEKECPYVETKRFDWYRGYHVGGRSLMWGRHCYRHSDIDFEANAREGIAVDWPIRYKDIAPWYSYVEKFAGINGSNENFPGFPDAELMPAMPMNCVEKDVAERVRKHFNGTRIITNARIANITRPLEGRSACQYRNKCWLGCPFGAYFSTQSSTLPAAMKTGNLTLRPFSIVTKIIYDKDTQRAKGVEVLDAETNQTYEYYAKVVFLCASALNSTWILMNSATDIWPEGLGSSSGELGHNLMDHHFRCGASGKAEGYEDKYYFGRRPGGIYIPRFRNIGNDKRDYLRGFGYQGSASRQGWQRNIAELSVGAELKEALCEPGPWTLGLGAFGEILPYHENKVTLDKNVKDKWGLPVLNIDAEIKENEKKMRIDMMNDAAEMLEAAGLKDVKTYDNVYGFGQGIHEMGTARMGRDPKTSVLNGNNQVWDCKNVFVTDGACMTSASCVNPSLTYMALTARAADFAVSELKKGNL, encoded by the coding sequence ATGGCGAATAACACGTATGATGCTATTGTCGTAGGCAGTGGCATATCAGGTGGTTGGGCAGCTAAAGAGCTCACTGAAAAAGGCCTGAAAACTATCATGCTCGAAAGGGGTCGGGACATTAAACATGTTCAGGACTACGTGAATGCAAATAAAAACCCCTGGGACTTTCCTCATCGCGGAGGCAGAACACAGGAAATGATTCAAAACTATCCAGTATTAAAAAGAGACTATCCACTTAACGAAACCAACCTAGACTATTGGGTAAATGAAAAAGAATGCCCCTATGTAGAAACGAAACGCTTCGACTGGTATCGTGGCTATCATGTAGGAGGTCGCTCTCTCATGTGGGGACGTCATTGCTATCGTCATAGCGATATAGATTTTGAAGCTAACGCACGTGAAGGTATTGCAGTGGATTGGCCCATACGCTACAAAGACATTGCGCCCTGGTATAGTTATGTAGAAAAGTTTGCTGGAATCAACGGAAGCAATGAAAACTTCCCAGGTTTTCCTGATGCAGAACTGATGCCGGCCATGCCTATGAATTGCGTGGAAAAAGATGTTGCAGAAAGAGTAAGAAAACATTTCAATGGTACGCGCATTATTACCAATGCTCGCATAGCCAATATTACCCGCCCATTAGAAGGTCGCAGTGCCTGCCAATATCGCAATAAATGCTGGTTGGGTTGTCCTTTTGGTGCTTACTTCAGTACACAATCCTCTACACTACCGGCTGCAATGAAAACAGGCAATCTTACATTGCGCCCCTTCTCTATTGTAACCAAAATTATTTACGATAAAGACACTCAGAGAGCAAAAGGAGTTGAAGTGCTTGATGCCGAAACAAACCAAACTTACGAGTACTACGCTAAAGTAGTTTTCCTCTGCGCTTCTGCACTCAATTCCACTTGGATTCTGATGAACTCGGCTACCGATATTTGGCCTGAGGGATTGGGTAGTAGCAGCGGCGAGTTAGGCCACAATCTGATGGACCACCATTTCCGTTGCGGTGCATCAGGCAAAGCTGAGGGATATGAGGATAAATATTACTTCGGACGCAGACCCGGCGGTATCTATATTCCAAGGTTTAGAAATATTGGTAACGACAAGAGAGACTATCTGCGTGGATTTGGTTACCAAGGTAGCGCCAGCCGCCAGGGATGGCAACGTAACATCGCCGAATTAAGTGTAGGAGCAGAACTGAAAGAAGCGCTGTGCGAACCCGGACCATGGACATTAGGTCTCGGCGCCTTCGGTGAAATATTGCCCTATCATGAAAACAAGGTCACACTGGATAAAAACGTAAAAGATAAATGGGGCTTACCAGTTTTGAATATCGATGCTGAAATCAAAGAAAATGAAAAGAAAATGCGCATCGATATGATGAACGATGCTGCTGAAATGTTGGAAGCAGCTGGACTGAAAGACGTAAAAACCTACGATAATGTTTACGGGTTCGGTCAGGGAATCCATGAAATGGGTACAGCGCGCATGGGTCGTGATCCCAAAACATCAGTACTGAACGGCAACAATCAGGTATGGGATTGTAAGAACGTATTTGTAACGGATGGTGCCTGCATGACAAGTGCCTCCTGCGTTAATCCATCACTTACCTATATGGCGCTTACAGCAAGAGCTGCAGACTTTGCGGTAAGTGAATTAAAGAAAGGAAACCTTTAA
- the iscS_2 gene encoding Cysteine desulfurase IscS: MQRIYLDNAATTPLDKDVLDAMLPYMTTHFGNPSSICSYGRETRLAVENARKTVAKLLNAHPGEIFFTSGGTESNNMAILTAIRDLGCKHIITSPIEHHAVLHTVSHYATGDITSSFVKLLPDGHIDLQDLESQLAQIPKKCLVTLMHANNEIGNLLSINAVSALCKKYNAVFHSDCVQTVGHYPIDLSRIQVDFISASGHKFHGPKGTGILYINNNVQVKPLIHGGGQERNMRAGTENVYGIVGFAKALELSMERYEKDSAYIKSLKDYLIEQLQKHIPNIKFNGDYSGSSLYTIVNVSFPATPKSEMLLFNLDINNICVSGGSACSSGANQGSHVINAISKDPDRVAIRFSFSKYNTKEEIDQVIEKIKELL; this comes from the coding sequence ATGCAAAGAATTTACTTAGATAATGCCGCTACCACACCGCTCGATAAGGATGTGCTAGACGCAATGCTACCCTATATGACAACACACTTCGGAAATCCTTCCTCTATTTGCTCCTATGGAAGAGAAACCCGCCTAGCTGTGGAAAATGCTCGTAAAACAGTAGCAAAGCTGTTAAATGCTCACCCCGGGGAAATTTTTTTTACAAGCGGTGGCACTGAAAGCAACAATATGGCAATCTTAACAGCCATTCGTGATTTAGGTTGCAAACATATTATTACATCACCTATCGAACACCACGCAGTTTTACACACTGTAAGTCATTACGCCACAGGCGATATTACCAGTAGTTTTGTAAAACTGTTACCCGACGGTCACATCGATTTGCAAGATTTGGAATCGCAGCTGGCGCAAATACCAAAGAAATGCTTGGTTACCCTCATGCACGCCAATAATGAGATCGGCAATCTTTTAAGTATCAATGCAGTAAGTGCCTTATGCAAAAAATACAATGCTGTGTTTCATTCTGACTGTGTACAGACTGTAGGACACTATCCCATCGATCTGAGTCGTATACAGGTGGATTTTATTTCGGCTTCGGGGCATAAGTTTCATGGCCCGAAAGGTACCGGAATTCTTTACATCAATAATAATGTGCAAGTAAAGCCTTTGATTCACGGCGGCGGGCAAGAGCGTAACATGAGGGCCGGCACCGAAAATGTATACGGAATTGTGGGTTTTGCTAAGGCGCTGGAGCTGTCGATGGAGCGTTATGAAAAGGATTCGGCATATATTAAATCCTTAAAGGACTACTTGATTGAGCAGCTACAAAAGCATATTCCTAATATAAAGTTCAATGGGGATTATAGCGGTAGTAGTCTTTACACTATCGTAAATGTCTCTTTCCCAGCCACGCCAAAGTCCGAGATGCTGTTGTTTAATTTGGATATAAACAACATCTGTGTTTCGGGGGGGAGCGCCTGTAGCAGTGGAGCTAATCAGGGCTCGCACGTAATCAATGCCATCAGCAAAGACCCCGACCGGGTAGCCATTCGTTTTTCATTCAGTAAGTATAACACCAAGGAGGAAATTGACCAAGTAATTGAGAAGATTAAAGAGCTTTTATAG